The genomic window tgacagcacatgacatcacaaggtggaacagagtattttcagtttgagagaaaaactctgCCTAAACTAGcaaggtttttgtgttaaacatatgtgaatgaaacaaaacaaaattccaggttttgtatatttttgatgaagtaacaacattataacatgaatcagaaaatggtgtaataaaggtcctttaatgcaatatttcaatgcatatatataaaaaacttgAGCTGCAGTAAAGAAGAACTACAGTAATACTTAGAACTTATCAGTTGCGTCTTGTGCTTCTTTATGACCCTGATGCAGAAATGTCGCCATCTGCTGGTTTTGGACACATACAGCAGCACATATTAACACATTTTCCCCTCTTTTACAGATCTCTTGCTGAAAAGGCCCAGCTGCACCTATCTCTTCTTATGTGAGCTTCAAAAGTAACTGCACCATGGAGGGAGACAGCGCACAGAACTCCTCTGTCAATCAGACCATGGGCGTCCAGCTGGTCACGCACAGTCTGTGGGAGGTCATCACCATCGCAACCGTCTCTGCCATAGTCAGCCTCATCACTATAGTGGGGAACGTTCTGGTCATGTTATCCTTTAAAGTCAACAGCCAGTTAAAGACAGTTAATAATTACTACCTGTTGAGTTTAGCAGCTGCTGATCTCATCATTGGAGTTTTCTCTATGAACTTGTACACTTCATATATTCTAATGGGATACTGGGCACTGGGGAACCTTGCTTGCGACCTGTGGCTGGCATTGGATTACGTAGCCAGTAACGCGTCCGTCATGAATCTCCTAGTGATCAGTTTTGATAGATACTTTTCCATTACGCGACCTTTGACCTACCGAGCCAAAAGGACTCCTAAAAGGGCAGGGGTCATGATAGGGTTAGCCTGGCTGGTATCCTTAATTCTATGGGCCCCGCCGATTCTCTGCTGGCAGTATTTTGTTGGAAAGAGGACTGTACCAGAAAGGCAGTGTCAGATTCAATTTTTCTCAGAGCCTGTTATAACATTTGGGACAGCCATTGCAGCTTTCTACGTCCCAGTATCAGTCATGACCATTCTGTACTGTCGGATCTACAAAGAAACGGAAAAGAGGACCAAAGACCTAGCCGAGCTGCAAGGGACATCTTACCCAACAGATCATACTGTTAGCCAGCCACAAAAGACGATAATAAGGTCTTGCTTTAGCTGCAAACTGCGATCAACATCACATGACAGAAATCAAGCCTCCTGGTCGTCATCAAGCAGAGGTAACGTTGTCAAATCCACTGCAACAACCAACGATGAGTGGTCCAAAGCAGGCGCGCAGACTTCCTTCAACAGCTACG from Periophthalmus magnuspinnatus isolate fPerMag1 chromosome 22, fPerMag1.2.pri, whole genome shotgun sequence includes these protein-coding regions:
- the LOC117390566 gene encoding muscarinic acetylcholine receptor M5-like, which produces MEGDSAQNSSVNQTMGVQLVTHSLWEVITIATVSAIVSLITIVGNVLVMLSFKVNSQLKTVNNYYLLSLAAADLIIGVFSMNLYTSYILMGYWALGNLACDLWLALDYVASNASVMNLLVISFDRYFSITRPLTYRAKRTPKRAGVMIGLAWLVSLILWAPPILCWQYFVGKRTVPERQCQIQFFSEPVITFGTAIAAFYVPVSVMTILYCRIYKETEKRTKDLAELQGTSYPTDHTVSQPQKTIIRSCFSCKLRSTSHDRNQASWSSSSRGNVVKSTATTNDEWSKAGAQTSFNSYASSEDEERPASPKGFQSTFRNQGCEAGKTTGEGENEQLSSYDEDSYLQTPPKANSQKSGKCVSYKFKPIAKDNGQTQSKNGDSKTQLNFSSAESVSAPSTSSTTKPTDSTLKNQITKRKRMVLIKEKKAAQTLSAILLAFILTWTPYNIMVLISTFCSDCIPLSLWHLGYWLCYVNSTVNPMCYALCNKTFQKTFRMLLLCQWKKKRIEEKLYWYGQNPVVSSKLT